The segment TAGGCTTTTACGCTCTATGTTTTTAAACCTCATTTAAGAGGTTTTAAGACCTTTCTATCTGACGGGAGTACAAATATACAAAAAACCAAGTACAACCTGCTTCAGGACGATTACAAAGCTGATAAATTATATAATTTATTAAGAAGGAAGGTATTCCCAGAAAGTCCTGTCTTATTACTTTGCTCCAAACATCTTAGCTACTAAATTCTTGGTGGTTTTAACTGACTTAGGGTCTATGTCGCTTAAAACTAGCTTTCTACCTCCTAGTTCAAGAGCAGCTTGTGCGGTTGAACCACCTCCGCACATTATGTCTGCAATAGTGTCACCCTCAACAGACCAACGCTCTAATATGCATTTTATTCCCTCAACGCTCTGACCCCAAGGGTGTGGCTCTTTATCAGCATTATCGGGTGGAGTGTATATCAAATCATACTGTATAGGTCCATCATATTTACCTTTGACCATCCATAATATATGTTTAACTGCTGTTGTTACTCGTCTGCCTTGTATAAGTGGTGTACCTCTTTGACATACATAAGCGATATCCCACTGAAATTTAAGAGCTTTATCAGTAGTAGTGAGTTTATTTAGTGCTATGTCTAGGTGTGACCCACCCACCATAAGCAAGAGTGACCCTCCATCAGAAAGTATTCTAGCAGCTGTCTTTGCAATGTGTGGTGTTAGTTCTTCGACTGCCTTTCTATCATAAGGAATATCAACAAAACACAACGAAACCGAGCCGTCAGCGATTTGAGGCAATCCTGTTCTTACATCTCCAAGGAACACACGAACATCTTGCTCAGATACAGTTATATTTTTGTCTTTATTTGCGAGTTTCTTCTCTTTATATAGTAACCTTTGTGCATATCTAGGTGAAAGACTGCCTATTTCAGCCATCTTATCAAGCACTAACTTATTTTTCAGAGCTCTTAAAGACTTGTCAGATAGTCCTTTAGACAGTAGTTTATCTTTATTTGCTATAAAGTAAGGGTGTTTAGTCCAACTATCATCTTGTGTGTGCCGATGACCAAATTGTGCGTTTTTATCTATTAATTCTTGTCTTATAGTTCCTACTGTAGTAGGAGAACATCCTATAATTTTAGATATCTGTCTATTTGAAAGTTCAGGAGCAATCAGTAAATGCTCCTTTATAATAGTTCTTTTTTTAGCTTGTGTGAACTGTTTTGTTGGCTTAGCCACTTGTATCACTACCTTTCCTTGGCTGTATGTGTGCCGATGCTAATTATATCATAGGTACTAACATTACTAAAACCCTATGGACTAGGCCGATAAGAAATGTCTAAATTTGTCTAAAACTGTCATACCGGATTAACCCCTTTATTTTGGACAATATCTAATTAATTCTCACTTTTTCTCATAACTACACCCTTATTTCAATATTAGTTAGCTGCTCTCCAGAATAAAGGTGGTAAAATTCATTAGGAGTCCTGTATCCTAAACTTGAATGTAACCTTCTATTATTATAAAAAGTAATAAAATCGTTTACTGTTTCATATGCTTCCTTATAGCTCTCAAATTCGTTACTTTTAAAACATTCATCTTCAAGTATTCTATGAAAAGATTCAACATGTGCATTTTTATTTGGTGTTTTTACTGGTATTCTTTCATGATGTAACTTAAGTTCTTCACAGCATTCCTTGAATTTATAACTTACAAACTGTGGACCATTATCAGTCCTTATAACAGGTCTTTTAGCACCTTCTTCAAACAAATGTCTTCTAATTAAACTTTTCCTTAATAATGCGGTAGCATCCTTTGCTTCACAATGAAAACCCATATGATAATCTACAATACTTCTATCGAAGATATCTATAATATTAAGCATATAGAAAAATTTATCTTCTCCTTCAACATATCCATATTTGATATCCATTTCCCACAATTGATTGGAACCCGTTATAGATCTATTAATAGCAATGCTTCGCTTGACTTTAGGTTTTATAACCCTTTGATTCTTTAGAATATCAAGTTCTTTACATAGTCTGTATGCTTTCTTATGGTTTATAATAAGTCCATATTCACGCTTTAGATAATGCATTATTTTTCTATAACCATAGTTTATAGCATCACCATCTATAGCTTTTAAAATATATTCCTTAATTTCGTCATCACAAATTTTTTTACCTTTTTCAGTTAATGAATATCCTTTGGGTTTTCCGCCTACCGGCTTATATTTCTCTTTGCCTTCTACACTTAAATTGTAGTAATATGTTGACCTTGATAATCCAACTATTTTTAAAACAAAAACTGCATTGAATCCTTGATTTATATACTTTTTAGCAACGATTACTTTATCTTTAATTGAGGGTTCGCTTTTTTTATTAGATCTTTAAGGATGGCTATTTCTAAATCCTTTTCTCCCAATATTTTTTTAGAGTATCATTTTCTTTTGTTATTTCTGTTATTTCTTTTTCAAAGTTATTTTGTCCCTCAATTAAAGCCTTTCTACCTGGCTTCACCTTAATTTCATTTTTTGTTTAGAATTTTTGATCCATGTAAATATAGTTGATTTTGAAATTCCATGTTTTCTTGAAACTAAGGAAACATTTCCAACTTCCTTTACTTCATTTATTATTGATTCCTTCAATTCATTTGTATAACTTCTGCCTCTCATAAGTTACCTCCAATCACTTTTTATATTATATATAATTTATAAGCAATTGTCCAAGTGTTCTTAGGGGCTTAAGAGATACCAATTTCTTTGAAAGGAAAGGAAAAAGAAAAAGTCTATCATAGATCAATATTATGCTCAAATAAATTCTCCATAGAAGCAATGCTAGGTCGAATGAAGTTTTTGGATTTTGTCGGTTGGTTTACACCTGAAAAGGGTTATCAAAGAGGAGATCATAGAATGAGAAAAATCTTCGATCTGTACAACAAAGGTGAGCTAGATTTGCTTATCTGTAATTCTAAAGATGATTTATTTAGCTACGAAAGTGGTCTGAGTAGTTTGGACAGATCTATCTTAAAAAATGATATTCCTATTTATTGTGTTAAAGATTGCATTCTAATTAAAGACAGCAATATTATATCCCTGTTGTAGCTTAAAAATATCACGCACTGGTTAACCTACAAATGAATATAATATTGATAATTAGGTTAATATATAGTATAATAATATTATTAAATAGTGAGGTGATAATAGATGTCAGCTATTATTATAAAAGAATACAAAGAGCTTCTGCGCCAGAAAAATGAAATAGAGCAAACACTTCCTTCCCTTCCTGAGGGATATATTTCAATTAAAACCATCAAAGAAAAACAATATTACTATTTACAAAATAGAGTAGATGGAAAAATAACAAGCAAGTATCTAAAAGAAAATGAAGTTGATATTATAAAAGAACAAGTAGAACGTTCCAAGAAATATAAAGCTGAACTTCCTAAAATTGAAGTACGTTTAAAAGAGCTGGAACAAGCAGCTAAACTGATTGATAAAAGTATTGCAAGACACCTTACCCTGCTTAAATTATCTTGTGGTATGGATTCGCTAAGTAATGTGCAAAAAGAACGTAGTGCATCCTTTGCCAATGCACTAAATGCCATTGAGGGTGTATATGCTAGCAAAACTACGCAACAGAATATTGATAAGTGGAAGGTGGGAGATGAATCTTTTATTTCTATATTTCAATCCACACTAAATATGTACGGCTTTATGGCGGAGGTGTAAGATGAGGGATCCTTATTTATATGATGATGTAGATATATTAAAAAATCTTGCTAATATCAAAGACCACGATTTATTAAGTAGAGCCGAGGCAGATATAACGAACTTATCTATGCTTGCCGTCTATAACCAATCTTATAAGGTTTTTGATACAAAAACATTGCAAGATATTCACTCAAATATTTTTGCACAAATATACGATTGGGCTGGTGAGTTACGTACAATTCAAATTGCTAAATATGAGGATGTACTGGGAGGAGATACGGTTAGATATACTTTTCCTAAACAGATCAAGAAAGAGCTTGATGCTGTAATGAAGGAAGTAAAGAAACTGAAAAGAAAAGACAGCAATGATAAGGATATCGTGTTTCGCTTAGAGAGAATTATAGCTGCAATCTGGCAGATACACCCCTTTAGAGAGGGCAACACTAGAACTTGTATTATATTTGCTGTACTACTGGCAAAACACCTTGGCTTTGAAGTCAATCATGAGCTCTTTAAAACCCATTCGGCTTATGTGAGAAATGCCTTGGTATGGGCATCTCAAGGAATTTACTCAAAACACGAATATCTTGAACGAATTTTTGCCGATGCAATATTAGGCGATAGCCTTAATGAGGATGATGTTTCCACTACTGTCGCTGGAAACTATGAAAGCATTGGTGAGTATAAGGTTAAAGATTATGTGGAGCGTCCACATGAGTATGTGAAAGGTAAGTAAATGCGTAACATGGATAGGTTATAATAAATTGCACAAAAATAATTCGGTCATGATATAATAAGATAAAATATTCAGAGGATGAATGTCATGGCAGGAAAAACAAAAATTATACAGAGGATTTTAAAAAGCAAATAGTAGCTCTTAAACAAAATGGAAAATCAACAGCAGATATTGCAAGAGAATATCAAATAGCGAAATCTACAGTAGTTAAGTGGTCAAATGATTATAGCAAATCTGGGTCTTTTAAGGCTGAAGATAATCGTATGTTACTGGGAGGCTGTAAATATTTTTGTGTATTCTAATTTTCCTACTTAGAAATAATAAATAACAATATATTTTTATATTTTAAGAAAATTGTAATATTTTAGCACTTTATGTGAAAATATTTTTTCTCGTCTATGTATAGTATACCCTCAACATGGATATACTATGCATGTCGGAGTTTTTTAAGAGAAGAACGTTATCCTTTTGGGATAGGGTTCTTTTTTTATGCTCCTGGTGTTAAAATTTCGCTAAATACTATTTTTAGTTGATTTACAACTAAATCCCATTGGCGATACTGTCTAGTCCATTTCCTTTCAACTCTCTGAACAGCAAGATAAAGCATTTTTAATAGACTATCGTCATTTGGAAATATCAATTTAGTTTTAGTTACTTTTCTAAATTGACTATTTAAACTTTCAATAACATTTGTTGTATAAATTATCCTTCGGATATAAGAAGGAAAAGCATAAAAAGTACTTAGATTATCCCAATTATCTTCCCAACTTTTAATAGCATTTGGATATTTATCATTCCATTTTTCTTTCATCGATATTAAGTTGTTCATAACAGTTTCTTCATTAATTGCACCATATACAGACTTTAAGTCAGTAACAAATGCTCTCCTATCTTTGAATGGAATATATTTCATGCTAGATCTTATTTGGTGAATTATATAGCGCTCAATTTTAGCAAATGGATACACTGCACCAATAGCTTCTTTAAAGCCGTTAAGGCCATCAACACAAAATATAAGTACATTTTACACAAAATTTTTTACAGAGCCTTCTCTTTTAGAAGTAGCTATTATTTGAAAATTGCTTTTACCTTGTATGAAGCCTAGTTTCTTTTGCTTACATTGACATAAAACACTATGTTAAGTTCGAATATATGCTTACATTTTAATGAATTTTTTCAATAATAATCAACTTAGAATGTGATTAAGTTCTTAAATGTAAGGATTTATTCCAATGATTTTATGTCATCAAGATTTAAATTGTAAAGTTTTTGGATACTTGATGAATAGTATTCTACGATAGTAGGATTAGTTTTATAAAGTTCACTAATGCTTGATAAAAGAAAATTTTGATAATCACAATGGCTACGCCAGTTACCTAACATAATAACACCTCGCAATATTTTGGAAATAGATTCCATATTGCGAGGCTGCAAATTTTCCTGATTATGTCAAGTGCTTTTGGAAAAAATATGAGTTTTTAATAAAGTTTTGTTTGAAATTCTGGGGGAAGTAAAAAAAGCCAACCTTCGGGATTGAGATAAATGGAGACCTGAAGGGTTTCCGAACACATTTAGATATTTTTGGGGGGGTTGATGAAGTAAATGAAAAAGGATTTGCAGCAGCTTCTTTATATTTTGCAGGTTATGCAAAATATGATAATTTAGTACCCTATACAAGCTTTAATCAGGTAGCTTCTTATGATTTCCTTAACTACATTACTTCCAGGAGGCTATACATCTCCAGAAAGATTTGTTAGAACTGCATACTTAAAAGCACATATACCAGTACCTAAAAAAACTGAAGATTCAATTATGTCTTGCTTTCATATTATTGAAAATGTGTCCATTCCAAGAGGTGCAGTTATATCATCTAGGGGTTCTTATGACTATACTAAATATACAGCGTTTATTAATACTAATACCTGTGAATATTTTTTTAGAACCTATGACAATATGAATATTGCAAAGGTAGGATTATTTGATAATTATGAATGGAAAGATGAGCCTTTTAGTCTTGGAAAATTAGCGCATCCAATGGTATTTCAAAAATGGAATAAAAAATAAAGATGTATTTTTATTTTATATTATAGCGAAAATATTATAAGCTTTTTCTAAATAAAGCATAGGAAAAGGTCTAAGAAGAATATTTATGGACATAATATATTAAAATGAGTAGGTGTAGTTAATGTTTAAAAATAAAATATAAGGAAAGTGGTTTTATGGATGGAATTTCATTGTTAATAGAGGAACATAGCAATATACAAAGAATGTTAAAAGTCATAAAAATAGCTTGTTTAGGGCTTGCTAAAGGAGCAGAGGTTAATTTATATGATTTTGATGAAATGATTGATTTTATAGTTAATTATGAAAATAGACACCATCAGTATAAGGAAGAAAAATTCTTATTTAAGAAAATATTAAATGAGATTGAATTTACCGGGGATGGTTTGAATAAAAATGGTGTATTTAATGAACATGAACTTGGAAGGAAATATATTGAAAAGTTGCAAGTGGCACTTTCTAAAGTTAGAAATGGTGATGACTACGGAAAAATAGAAGTTATATCGACTTTTATGCTATACATAAAGCTAATATCAAAGCATGTAAGCAAAGAAGAAAATAGTATATATTTTTTTGCAAATCAGAAACTACCAAAAGAAATATTAGATAAATTTAATGATGAATGCTATTATTTCGAAAAAGAGGCTATTATAGTTGGACTACAATATAAATACATTAAAGTTTTGGAAGTTCTTGAAAAGAAGTATTTAAAGCCACTAGAAAAAGTAGTTGATAATGAATATATAATATAATATTTATACAAATGTTTCTAGTTAGTTTTATATTTACTAAGGAAAATATAATTGTAAATGATTGTATATAGATATAAAGGGACTATATTTTTAAATTAAAATAAATTATAAAAGCCGTAAATCAGGGTAAATAGGAAGAATCTATTACTGGTAATTTACGGCTTTTTATAATTATTACTACAAAATAATATTAAGATTATTGTAATTTAAATTTATTTATTTCTTTTTCTAGTTGAGTTGCTAGCTCATCTAGTTGATTTGCAGAATTTGTAAATTCACTCATAGAAGCTGTTATTTCTTCAGTGCTAGCGGAAACTTCTTCGGTGCTAGCAGAATTTTCTTCTGATACTGCAGATATATTTTCAAGTTTAGAAACTATATTGTCTTTTT is part of the Haloimpatiens sp. FM7315 genome and harbors:
- a CDS encoding transposase; its protein translation is MFCVDGLNGFKEAIGAVYPFAKIERYIIHQIRSSMKYIPFKDRRAFVTDLKSVYGAINEETVMNNLISMKEKWNDKYPNAIKSWEDNWDNLSTFYAFPSYIRRIIYTTNVIESLNSQFRKVTKTKLIFPNDDSLLKMLYLAVQRVERKWTRQYRQWDLVVNQLKIVFSEILTPGA
- a CDS encoding transposase, with protein sequence MRGRSYTNELKESIINEVKEVGNVSLVSRKHGISKSTIFTWIKNSKQKMKLR
- a CDS encoding DNA methyltransferase encodes the protein MAKPTKQFTQAKKRTIIKEHLLIAPELSNRQISKIIGCSPTTVGTIRQELIDKNAQFGHRHTQDDSWTKHPYFIANKDKLLSKGLSDKSLRALKNKLVLDKMAEIGSLSPRYAQRLLYKEKKLANKDKNITVSEQDVRVFLGDVRTGLPQIADGSVSLCFVDIPYDRKAVEELTPHIAKTAARILSDGGSLLLMVGGSHLDIALNKLTTTDKALKFQWDIAYVCQRGTPLIQGRRVTTAVKHILWMVKGKYDGPIQYDLIYTPPDNADKEPHPWGQSVEGIKCILERWSVEGDTIADIMCGGGSTAQAALELGGRKLVLSDIDPKSVKTTKNLVAKMFGAK
- a CDS encoding transposase, producing the protein MKYSEDECHGRKNKNYTEDFKKQIVALKQNGKSTADIAREYQIAKSTVVKWSNDYSKSGSFKAEDNRMLLGGCKYFCVF
- a CDS encoding hemerythrin domain-containing protein — encoded protein: MDGISLLIEEHSNIQRMLKVIKIACLGLAKGAEVNLYDFDEMIDFIVNYENRHHQYKEEKFLFKKILNEIEFTGDGLNKNGVFNEHELGRKYIEKLQVALSKVRNGDDYGKIEVISTFMLYIKLISKHVSKEENSIYFFANQKLPKEILDKFNDECYYFEKEAIIVGLQYKYIKVLEVLEKKYLKPLEKVVDNEYII
- a CDS encoding Fic/DOC family protein gives rise to the protein MRDPYLYDDVDILKNLANIKDHDLLSRAEADITNLSMLAVYNQSYKVFDTKTLQDIHSNIFAQIYDWAGELRTIQIAKYEDVLGGDTVRYTFPKQIKKELDAVMKEVKKLKRKDSNDKDIVFRLERIIAAIWQIHPFREGNTRTCIIFAVLLAKHLGFEVNHELFKTHSAYVRNALVWASQGIYSKHEYLERIFADAILGDSLNEDDVSTTVAGNYESIGEYKVKDYVERPHEYVKGK
- a CDS encoding IS3 family transposase gives rise to the protein MKDKVIVAKKYINQGFNAVFVLKIVGLSRSTYYYNLSVEGKEKYKPVGGKPKGYSLTEKGKKICDDEIKEYILKAIDGDAINYGYRKIMHYLKREYGLIINHKKAYRLCKELDILKNQRVIKPKVKRSIAINRSITGSNQLWEMDIKYGYVEGEDKFFYMLNIIDIFDRSIVDYHMGFHCEAKDATALLRKSLIRRHLFEEGAKRPVIRTDNGPQFVSYKFKECCEELKLHHERIPVKTPNKNAHVESFHRILEDECFKSNEFESYKEAYETVNDFITFYNNRRLHSSLGYRTPNEFYHLYSGEQLTNIEIRV
- a CDS encoding linear amide C-N hydrolase, which encodes MISLTTLLPGGYTSPERFVRTAYLKAHIPVPKKTEDSIMSCFHIIENVSIPRGAVISSRGSYDYTKYTAFINTNTCEYFFRTYDNMNIAKVGLFDNYEWKDEPFSLGKLAHPMVFQKWNKK